The following are encoded in a window of uncultured Fretibacterium sp. genomic DNA:
- a CDS encoding FAD:protein FMN transferase: MHVWIVRQALFHASIECVRGLGTVRQPALVGMPGREDTKEDGNGAMNKMRLSAAVGVLLLLAAAYAARGRLFPGEVRMLSRNGASMNTAIRISVMGEGKKPEKVLDESFLLLDSLNGQLSLFQKDSAVARINDAAGAEPETVSPDVFAVIEDARRICALTDGVFNPLVGPLTKLWRINQQKPSDAESADADARMRFRLPDPASVDELLPLTRIENLEMLSPDRVRLRQKGCMLDLGGIAKGYASLRLANLFRARGVRSSLIDLGGNIYAVGSQPDGTPWNIGIRNPRDTRGAPIAVLSVADAAVVTSGAYERFKIIDGVRYSHFFDPSTGYPVRNAMLSATLVTPDGTLADALATAFMVMGADRASRFLEDRPELGAILILEEDEGVKILATRNLEGRLRTTDPSLSVHFF, from the coding sequence ATGCACGTGTGGATTGTCCGGCAGGCGCTTTTTCATGCGTCAATCGAGTGTGTGCGGGGCCTTGGAACGGTACGGCAGCCTGCCCTCGTTGGGATGCCGGGGCGGGAGGACACGAAGGAGGATGGGAATGGAGCCATGAATAAAATGCGCCTGAGCGCTGCCGTGGGTGTTCTCCTGCTTCTCGCGGCGGCCTATGCCGCGAGGGGGCGGCTGTTCCCCGGGGAGGTCCGTATGCTGTCGAGGAACGGGGCCTCCATGAATACCGCGATCCGCATCTCCGTGATGGGGGAGGGAAAAAAGCCCGAGAAGGTGCTGGACGAGTCCTTTCTCCTTCTGGACTCCCTGAACGGCCAGCTTTCCCTCTTTCAAAAGGATTCCGCGGTCGCGCGCATTAACGATGCCGCGGGCGCCGAGCCCGAGACCGTGTCCCCCGACGTGTTCGCCGTCATCGAGGATGCCCGGAGGATCTGTGCCCTGACGGACGGGGTGTTCAACCCCCTGGTGGGCCCTTTGACGAAGCTCTGGAGGATCAACCAACAGAAGCCCTCCGACGCGGAGAGCGCGGACGCCGATGCCCGTATGAGGTTCCGGCTTCCCGATCCGGCCAGCGTCGATGAGCTGCTTCCTCTGACCCGAATCGAGAACCTGGAAATGCTGAGCCCCGACAGGGTCCGTCTGCGGCAAAAGGGCTGCATGCTGGATCTGGGGGGCATCGCCAAGGGGTACGCCTCCCTGCGGCTGGCCAACCTCTTCCGGGCGCGAGGGGTGAGGTCCTCCCTGATCGATCTGGGGGGCAACATCTATGCCGTCGGGTCCCAGCCCGATGGAACTCCCTGGAACATCGGCATCCGCAACCCCAGGGACACCAGGGGGGCTCCCATCGCGGTCCTGTCCGTCGCGGATGCCGCCGTCGTCACGTCCGGCGCCTATGAACGCTTCAAGATCATCGACGGGGTCCGCTATTCCCACTTCTTCGATCCTTCGACGGGCTATCCCGTCCGCAATGCCATGCTCTCCGCCACGCTCGTCACGCCGGACGGGACTCTGGCCGACGCCCTGGCGACGGCCTTCATGGTGATGGGGGCGGACCGGGCCTCGAGGTTTCTGGAGGACAGGCCGGAGCTTGGGGCCATCCTCATCCTCGAGGAGGACGAGGGCGTCAAAATCCTGGCGACCCGAAACCTGGAGGGCCGGCTGAGGACGACCGATCCGTCGCTGTCCGTTCATTTTTTCTGA
- a CDS encoding LD-carboxypeptidase: MNYPERLREGDTVALLAPSSPISAEDAAACRRCFEERGYGVRMSGLVSAALHGYEAGEPEARAEELNAAFADPGVKAVFCLRGGNSACRVLEHVDLDTVRANPKIFVGYSDITPFHVLFNQRADLITFHGPMVKSNMLRDFDAFSRTSLDAALSMEPGSEMEFYNPEGSAIEEVCGGAAEGRLAGGNLALLTSLLGTPYAVDTRGKILLIEDVGETVPRVARMLHHLRLAGKFEEAAGVLIGDFTDCPNAAEPAYGVKALIRDFFSGFGKPVLAGVRTGHDFPMATLPLGMRCRIDAARGSVRFSRD; this comes from the coding sequence ATGAACTATCCCGAGAGACTGCGGGAGGGCGATACGGTCGCCCTCCTGGCGCCCTCGTCCCCGATCTCGGCGGAGGATGCCGCGGCGTGTCGGCGCTGCTTCGAGGAGCGCGGATACGGGGTGCGCATGAGCGGGCTCGTCTCGGCGGCCCTGCACGGCTATGAGGCCGGGGAACCGGAGGCGCGTGCGGAGGAGCTGAACGCGGCCTTCGCCGACCCCGGCGTGAAGGCGGTCTTCTGTCTCCGCGGCGGAAACTCCGCCTGCCGCGTGCTGGAGCATGTGGACCTGGATACGGTTCGGGCCAACCCCAAGATCTTCGTCGGGTACAGCGATATCACTCCCTTTCACGTTCTGTTCAATCAAAGGGCGGACCTGATCACCTTTCACGGTCCCATGGTGAAGTCGAACATGCTCCGGGATTTCGACGCGTTCTCGCGTACGAGCCTCGACGCGGCGCTGTCGATGGAGCCCGGCTCCGAGATGGAATTTTACAACCCCGAGGGAAGCGCAATCGAGGAAGTTTGCGGGGGCGCCGCCGAGGGGCGTCTCGCCGGGGGCAACCTGGCGCTGCTGACCTCGCTCCTGGGGACGCCCTACGCGGTGGACACACGGGGAAAGATACTGCTGATCGAGGATGTGGGGGAGACCGTCCCCCGAGTGGCGCGGATGCTCCACCACCTGCGCCTCGCCGGGAAGTTCGAGGAGGCGGCGGGCGTGCTGATCGGGGACTTTACGGATTGCCCGAACGCGGCGGAGCCGGCCTACGGCGTGAAGGCCCTGATACGCGACTTCTTCTCCGGTTTCGGGAAGCCCGTCCTTGCGGGGGTCCGGACCGGGCATGATTTTCCGATGGCGACGTTGCCCTTGGGGATGCGCTGCCGCATTGATGCGGCGAGGGGAAGCGTAAGGTTCTCCAGGGACTGA
- a CDS encoding DnaJ domain-containing protein gives MGQPDYYQLLGVSADASAGELEAAYRRITALFGPEANPEPFAAKIHAAASEAWRVLSDPARREAYDRLQSGTAPQGGEGVLPPPDQPYRGDVEGPVSRSDSGFDEEIPSSNCHYVIERSTSAVRERSLLEQILSPQFIVVFIVSVACLSLAPWLCYNVLWPSREFGMMIDLSRALVMAVALSAVFWVWMMLLNHVPSFRSLERFLLYTREGKVVAGTVLFVVFFIGAFRYPFVEIPGTVARERNCGWTFTGPRHSIYGVLGGVLPIYNLLVLWVGYRILKRQGVFNPVAEGKSGG, from the coding sequence ATGGGGCAGCCGGATTACTATCAGCTTCTGGGCGTATCCGCCGATGCTTCCGCCGGGGAGCTGGAGGCCGCCTATCGGCGGATAACCGCGCTCTTCGGACCCGAGGCGAACCCGGAGCCGTTTGCCGCGAAAATCCATGCCGCAGCCTCGGAGGCTTGGCGGGTCTTGAGCGACCCGGCGCGTCGGGAGGCGTACGACCGGCTGCAGAGCGGAACGGCCCCGCAGGGCGGGGAGGGCGTGCTACCGCCTCCCGATCAGCCGTACCGAGGCGATGTGGAGGGCCCCGTATCCCGTTCGGATTCCGGCTTCGACGAGGAGATCCCCTCGTCGAACTGCCATTACGTAATCGAGCGCTCCACCAGCGCTGTAAGGGAGAGGAGCTTGCTGGAACAGATCCTCAGCCCGCAGTTCATCGTGGTGTTCATCGTGTCGGTCGCATGCCTGAGTCTGGCTCCGTGGCTGTGCTATAACGTTTTGTGGCCGTCCCGCGAGTTTGGCATGATGATCGACCTCTCCAGGGCCCTTGTGATGGCCGTGGCGCTGTCGGCGGTTTTCTGGGTGTGGATGATGTTGTTGAATCACGTTCCCTCTTTTCGGTCCCTGGAGAGATTCCTGTTGTATACCAGGGAGGGGAAGGTGGTTGCCGGCACCGTACTGTTTGTCGTTTTCTTCATTGGGGCCTTCCGATATCCCTTCGTCGAGATCCCCGGGACCGTTGCCAGGGAGAGGAATTGCGGCTGGACTTTTACTGGTCCCCGGCATTCCATTTACGGAGTTTTAGGTGGGGTGCTTCCAATTTATAACCTTCTTGTTTTGTGGGTAGGCTATAGAATCTTAAAAAGGCAGGGTGTCTTCAATCCTGTGGCGGAGGGGAAAAGTGGGGGGTGA
- a CDS encoding AAA family ATPase, which produces MLFYKIEFESEKALESGDRQSRRVRSRLKALTTDANARTKGTIAFFISDFEDRNISIGAALFVDAVSMNRRDLEEAFEEFRTHTRLKGKILDTREITAGEFSRMLNLADRNDYIDDDDEYKTDLGMAFINACTESECEEVLLDAPCTKSEAISEAKRLLCGASLIPELERIFDERSPDRFQGNPVHYVIVSDDPQVRRSVRELLLRSLLQRGRLMGRRYCTLTRSVKSGLLECLYEDKLKELYQSQLGCALAITFSLEDSGEESGHADASFELVASVASRIREFRRGTLTILEMGRSESKLYDHLMDELHGITFVRLDEELVFTREARGYLRRLAAKNGIEDCRSLVKSLPREESGYLGTDLNKLFDRWYDSYLRTELHPQYRELSAESESRAKKPKGDAYKDLMEMPGLRSVKEVILQAIDFHKAQKLFAGRGIGTERPSMHMVFAGNPGTAKTTVARLMARIMKDNGLLSSGGLVEVGRSDLVGKYVGWTAPLVKKKFKAAKGSVLFIDEAYSLVEDRDGLYGDEAINTIVQEMENARDETVVVFAGYPDRMREFVERNPGLRSRVAFHVDFPDYTADELMEILRLVVRKKCRSLGAKAEERARSLLETALSTPDFGNGRFVRNLVERAMMRQASRLVRLPADRTTDAELQALLAEDFAPEAQAQHRRIVGFH; this is translated from the coding sequence ATGCTGTTCTACAAGATTGAATTTGAGAGTGAGAAGGCCCTGGAGAGCGGCGATCGGCAGTCAAGGCGCGTGCGATCCCGTCTCAAGGCCCTGACGACGGACGCCAACGCGAGGACGAAGGGGACGATCGCCTTCTTCATCTCGGACTTCGAGGACCGAAACATCTCCATCGGCGCCGCCCTGTTCGTGGACGCCGTCTCGATGAACCGCCGGGATCTCGAGGAGGCATTCGAGGAATTTCGCACTCACACCCGGCTCAAGGGGAAAATCCTCGATACCCGGGAGATCACCGCCGGGGAGTTTTCCCGGATGCTCAACCTGGCGGACAGGAACGACTACATCGATGACGACGACGAATACAAAACCGATCTGGGCATGGCGTTCATCAACGCCTGCACGGAGTCGGAGTGCGAGGAGGTGCTGCTCGATGCCCCCTGCACGAAGAGCGAGGCCATCTCCGAGGCGAAGCGGCTGTTGTGCGGAGCCTCCCTGATCCCCGAGCTGGAGCGGATCTTCGACGAACGCTCCCCGGACCGCTTCCAGGGGAACCCGGTCCACTACGTCATCGTGTCGGACGACCCGCAGGTCCGCCGCTCCGTCCGGGAACTGCTGCTGCGCTCCCTGCTCCAGAGGGGGCGCCTGATGGGCCGGCGCTACTGCACCCTGACGCGCAGCGTCAAAAGCGGCCTGCTCGAATGCCTCTACGAGGACAAGCTGAAGGAGCTCTATCAGTCGCAGCTGGGCTGCGCCCTGGCAATAACGTTCTCCCTGGAGGACAGCGGGGAGGAGTCCGGACACGCAGACGCCTCCTTCGAGCTCGTCGCGTCCGTCGCGTCGAGGATTCGCGAGTTCCGCCGCGGGACCCTGACCATCCTGGAGATGGGGCGGTCGGAGTCCAAACTGTACGACCATCTGATGGACGAACTTCACGGCATCACGTTCGTCAGGCTGGACGAGGAGCTCGTCTTCACCCGGGAGGCCCGGGGATACCTGAGGCGCCTCGCCGCGAAAAACGGCATCGAGGACTGTCGGTCCCTTGTCAAGAGCCTGCCCCGCGAGGAGTCCGGGTACCTCGGCACCGACCTCAACAAGCTGTTCGACCGCTGGTACGACAGCTACCTGAGGACGGAGCTCCATCCCCAGTACCGGGAGCTCTCCGCCGAGTCGGAGAGCCGGGCGAAAAAGCCGAAGGGCGATGCCTATAAGGACTTGATGGAGATGCCCGGCCTCCGGTCGGTCAAGGAGGTGATCCTCCAGGCCATCGACTTCCACAAGGCCCAGAAGCTGTTTGCGGGCAGGGGGATCGGCACGGAGCGGCCCTCGATGCACATGGTCTTTGCCGGAAACCCCGGCACGGCCAAGACGACCGTGGCGCGCCTCATGGCCCGCATCATGAAGGACAACGGGCTGCTCTCCTCGGGCGGCCTGGTGGAGGTCGGACGAAGCGACCTGGTGGGCAAGTACGTGGGATGGACCGCGCCGCTCGTCAAAAAGAAGTTCAAGGCGGCCAAGGGCTCGGTGCTCTTCATCGATGAGGCGTACTCGCTGGTGGAGGACCGCGATGGGCTCTACGGCGACGAGGCGATCAACACGATCGTCCAGGAGATGGAGAACGCACGGGACGAGACGGTGGTGGTCTTCGCCGGATATCCCGACCGGATGCGGGAGTTCGTGGAGCGCAACCCCGGCCTGAGGAGCCGCGTGGCGTTTCACGTCGACTTCCCCGACTACACGGCGGACGAGCTGATGGAGATCCTTCGGCTTGTCGTCAGAAAGAAGTGCCGATCACTCGGCGCCAAAGCCGAGGAACGGGCCCGCAGCCTGCTGGAGACCGCTTTGAGTACGCCCGATTTCGGCAACGGCCGGTTCGTGCGGAACCTTGTGGAGCGGGCCATGATGCGCCAGGCGTCGCGTCTAGTACGCCTCCCGGCCGACAGGACGACGGATGCGGAACTGCAAGCCCTCCTGGCCGAGGACTTCGCTCCGGAGGCACAGGCCCAGCACCGCCGCATCGTCGGCTTTCACTGA
- a CDS encoding DnaJ domain-containing protein, which yields MSQPDYYQLLGVFADASAAELEAAYRRITALFGPEANPEPFAAKIHAAATEAWRVLSDPARREAYDWLWSGTAPQGGECWNGTNRENAPGIGNVLDTEFYEEPQDESGSFTLPCHHVVERTVSGGAKKSLCLRLLGALWVSWKDYMFPGGKDTLVRWCFFPFALVIVLRAGGKNFYVESFGLYEAFLFGIFFYELFRFSAAALCRSCTESGRGPS from the coding sequence ATGAGCCAGCCGGATTACTATCAGCTCCTGGGCGTATTCGCCGACGCTTCCGCCGCGGAGCTGGAGGCCGCCTACCGGCGGATAACCGCGCTCTTCGGCCCCGAGGCGAACCCGGAGCCTTTTGCCGCAAAAATCCATGCAGCGGCAACGGAGGCTTGGCGAGTCTTGAGCGACCCGGCGCGTCGGGAGGCGTACGACTGGCTGTGGAGCGGAACGGCCCCGCAGGGCGGGGAGTGCTGGAATGGAACGAACCGGGAGAATGCGCCAGGAATAGGGAATGTGTTGGATACGGAATTTTACGAAGAGCCTCAGGATGAATCGGGATCGTTCACCCTCCCCTGTCATCATGTCGTCGAAAGAACCGTCTCGGGTGGGGCGAAGAAATCGCTGTGTTTGAGGCTGCTGGGGGCGCTCTGGGTTTCCTGGAAGGATTACATGTTTCCGGGCGGAAAGGACACGCTGGTGCGATGGTGTTTTTTTCCTTTCGCTTTGGTCATTGTTTTAAGAGCAGGAGGAAAAAATTTTTATGTAGAGTCTTTTGGCCTTTATGAAGCGTTTCTATTCGGTATTTTTTTTTACGAGCTTTTTCGTTTTTCTGCTGCTGCGTTATGCCGTTCCTGCACTGAGTCGGGGAGGGGGCCTTCATAA
- a CDS encoding nucleoside recognition domain-containing protein, translating into MFVDVVNEVSLYAIPVIILVICTYGVVKKVKVYEVFTEGAREGFYTGVRIIPFLVAMLVAIGVFRASGAMGYLAKLLAPLTELIGMPAEVLPMAIMRPLSGGGANGIMNELFKVHGPDSLIGRMASIMSGATDTTFYVLAVYFGAVGIRRTRHALPCGLLADLAGMLAAVLITNLMF; encoded by the coding sequence ATGTTCGTCGATGTCGTCAACGAGGTCTCGCTGTACGCCATTCCCGTCATCATCCTGGTTATCTGCACCTATGGCGTTGTTAAGAAGGTCAAGGTCTACGAGGTCTTTACGGAGGGCGCCAGGGAGGGGTTCTACACGGGCGTCCGCATCATCCCCTTCCTCGTGGCGATGCTGGTCGCTATTGGCGTGTTCCGCGCCTCCGGGGCCATGGGGTATCTCGCGAAGCTGCTGGCGCCCCTCACGGAGCTGATCGGTATGCCTGCGGAGGTCCTGCCCATGGCAATCATGCGTCCCCTCTCGGGCGGTGGGGCCAACGGCATCATGAACGAGCTGTTCAAGGTTCACGGTCCGGATTCCCTGATCGGACGCATGGCCTCGATCATGTCCGGGGCGACGGATACGACGTTCTACGTCCTGGCCGTCTACTTCGGGGCCGTCGGCATCCGCAGGACGCGCCACGCGCTGCCCTGCGGGCTCCTCGCCGATCTCGCCGGGATGCTGGCCGCCGTCCTCATCACCAACCTGATGTTCTGA